ccaaaaaaaaaaaaagttgttttgttTAGTTCTTTTAGAAGGGAGATACGAGGGGGTGGATAACATATAATTGAGTGAATTTCTTATTTTGCCCTTGGTTGTTAAACAACTAATGGGGCCAGAGGGGTGTTTTAGTAAAAATGGAAGCCGGTTAAGAATTGGACACCCCTTAATCCCCCTCCAAAGGGATATAAATATCCAGGCCAAAACTTATTCGGGTGTTGAGatgaaaacaaacaaaggaTATACACCACCCGGATATTTATATCTGGTCATTGCCCATATCCGGCTTCTATATCCTTCTACCGAAGGAGCCGGAGGTGATTCTGGTGGAGGTATAATAATACTTATTGTTGTTTCCCTTGGCACAAATTTAGAGCAATTTGGAACTCAATACTGAACTCTCTACATGAATCATACTCCTTAATGTctttcactttttatttttaaactaTAGAACTACTCCAAGACAAATAAAGATGCTTTTCAGTTTTCACCAAACATTTCACATTAAAAAGGCAAATCTTGTTACTGTATATAACACAATACATATACCCCCACAGCCAGACATCAACACCTTCAAATCCAAGACAAGCTCTATACTTATTTATAAACTCCAAGACAAGCCAACCCAACCCTCTGATCAACGCATCCGATAACCGAAAGAACTAGGCTAAACTAACAATTTAGGTTTGAGTAATTACCTTATTAGCCTTACGAACACATAAACACAGACAAACACGGTTGACTTCTTTTAAACGAACTCAAACTGTTACAATCGGATCCAAGTTAACGGTACCTTCCACGGCCTTCATGGCTTCAAACCTTGGCTCCTTGGCCTGGAACTTGAGACCAGCATATAGCTTCATGTAGTCCTCAAACACGAATTTCGGATACACttgctttttctcttcttctttctccactAGTGCAGGTGATGGATAGATGACGGCATCACCGCCCGGATTGTAGAATGAGGCTACTGACATTCTGTTGCCATCCGGCTGAGCAATGACACGGTGCATCACACTCTTGTACTTTCCATTTGTGATTACCTACATAAACACCATGAGAAacaattacttcttttttttcgtttctttttttgatccggaAACAATTACTCTGTTAGAATCACAGTTTTACCGAGGCTATGAAGCTCAGGTGCGGTGTCAAACACCAGCACTCAGGAGACTCTCACGACACTTGGGGAACATCAGTTAGatgaaaacaaatacaaaagttGGAAAAGAATGTACAATGAGAATAGTGTACATTTGTATCTATTGATCTTGTTTTTTGGATTTCTAGCAACTTTTGGAATGTCAAGATCAATGATTTCTCATCTATGGTGTATTTATTGAGGGGCTTTTCTCCCCAAATGCATGtctataattattattttttgatcggcccCAAATGTCTATAACTTGCTCTATTGGTTTTGGTAAATTGTAATTACTGCATGAAAGCGTATACGTTTAAGATATGCAGTATATTATGCTATTTTTGAAAGTTGTATTGTGCAGCATTTTTTTGATTACCTATGAATATGTACTCAcgtgacataaaaaaaaacatttgctAACATATACTATTTGCATGTCTCAGCTTGCCGTGTCCTGGAATCTTTTACAATTTGCGTATCTGCGTTTCCatgtccatgcttcttagtACCGAGGAAATGACCGATAAATTGTTtcgaatttttgaaattgtacCTCAAGTTGGTCACCTATGTTGATCACAATGGAGTGTTTGAGTGGCGGGACATCGACCCATTCGCCGTCCTTGAGCAGCTGGAGTCCGCTGACCTTGTCGTCTTGGAAGAGCAGGATGAGGCCACCGGCGTCAGTGTGGGCCCGGAGGCCCTTGATCAGCTCCGGCCGGGGACATGGAGGGTAGTTGCTGACCTTGGTGCCAAAGGTGGGACCCGTGGAGCCATAGAAAGCCTTCTTGAGGTACCCTTTCTCTATCCCAAGATTCTCACATAGTAAGTCCAGGAGCTGCTCAGCTAGCTTTTCTAGTTTTCCAGCAAATTCCTTCATTGCCTTCCTGTTGGCGCTCACAAAATAAGAGTATGTAAGCATAATGGTAATCCAGGACAGACCTCTTTCGCGACCGATCATATAGCATAGCATTTGAGACCAAACTTATGAATTACGACATTATGAACCTGTAATCTTCTTCGAGATCGGGGATTTCGGACATGTTCGAAACGGGAAGGTGACGCAAGTGGAAGGTGGATTCCCAGTCCAGGTCGTCGATTTCGGACTGAACAGCCTCAAGACCCTTGCTTGCAACCATTTCCTTGAACCTTTCTTCCATGCACTTCTTGTAATGCTCCTTTGTTAGTCTCTCCACAGTGTCCATCAGCTCAACGGATATACCATGATTCATCAACTTCAAAATTCACCCAACAAAAAAGAACGAAAATCAGGAAAATCCTTGTTGGATTACTACAGCTTCAAATATAGTATTATACAATTGCATAGGGAGTGATTACTACCTCAAAGAAGCCCCAGTTCTCACAGGCATCCTTGATCATATCCATTGTTGTTGCTCTTTCTTCACCATTCAGTTTCTCCATGTCAATGACTGGGAAtgcctccatctctctctctctctctctctctctctctctctctctctctctctctgtgtggtGTGAAATCTTAATTCCTATGTTTGAGGGAGGGCTTTGGGGTGCAATTTATAGGCCTCTTAAAGCATCTCTAGCCTTGACCCAAAATTACCCTTATCTATATAtcctcctttcttttccatccATAGGAACTCGTTCTGGCGGCAGTGGCcatgtgagagagggagagttgcAGGCATCCAAACTTGAGAAAACCGACGCCATGCTCCCAAAATGGCATGGAAGGAGCCGTTGAAAAGATAAAAGAGCTATTAgaatattgggaaaaaaatgggAAGAGACTTGGGTTGTCTCAAATTTGGGAAAAGAAATGGGTAAAATCCTGAATGGGAAAAGGTTTGGGTAAAAAATTGGAGAggattttttgtgggttttggccaaattttaaatttgagtccTAAAATGGATCgaggttgaagatgctcttagaagTCGGAAAGTAGGAAAAAGATAAGACTGAAGGAAAAGACAAGAGTGAGTGGTCAATTTGGAATCCTAAACACTTAaaaagatttcttttttttttttttggttttttgtttttttgagaaaagagaCACTGATGGCTCATATATCATTTCGATATTGTGTTACTTTTATAGCAAAACGTTTTCCGAAATGcgaaaacatttttttggtttattttcctTAAATatgattcttttctttcaagaaaTTCCTCAAAGGCTCAAACACAAGTTATCGAAGTCTGCCAACTCAACGAGTTTTTTGAAAAGCATTctcgaaaattgattttcaaagcTATAGCCAAACAAGCCTACGTGTGAATACTCTTCGAAGTTGGCACTACTGAAAACTCTTTAGACAGGGTTCGAGTCTCACCAACAAACTACCGATTTCTACGTTGGGTTTAGGGATGAAATCAGGATTTAAATTTGGATTTTGTAAACGGGGGTGAACAATGAAGAGCAAGCACATGTACCACCACTTTGTAGACAAGTAAGTAGGTTGCTGGTCTTCTAGTCTCAATCAACCATTGACATAACCCGGAAATACTTTCCAATTGAATTCAGGATGTCGAACGACATTACGCTCAAAATGATTAAGCTCTATTCTTGAAAATGTTGTTTGAACTTCCCAATCCCTGAAAATACTTCCCAATTGATCATGTGAACTTGAAATAttcatattaaaatttaaaaaaaaaaaaaatgaaattacgTGGGGGCCTTGGTCCTCCATAGCCCACAAGTGGTTTCGTCATTAGTTGGATTAGTTTATACAAGAGTATGCCTTTCTTTAATTGAACTTGATAGTGGATAGTGGGATTGATTTTCAAGATTAATCGGTATATCCGTGAGAGGCCTAGTTATAAGAAGAAAAAGGCCTAGTTAAAAGCACCAAAtccaaagaaagaaacaagcaCTTGTGGACCATGCATGTGACTACATATCCTTATGGACCCCCACCCATCATCACTTGCTGTGCCTGAACAGCCATGGGGTCTGTCGCCATCTCTTTGGCTAGTGGGGGTGGGGGGACCTGGGTTAATGGTTTgcccttttcctttcctttctttgggGCTTTTTTACCTTAGTTTGTTTGCTACTTTCTCCTAACATATATACGCAGTACGCACGCGTTATTTTTCTTTGTGCATTTGCTTTGGTTTCCTGATTTGACATTCTATGGAATTGTGGCCTGGGAACCATTTGTTGAAGATTTCTTTTTAGACATGGCTCATGTAGCTTTttcaaaagagattttttttttttccaatattgtatacatcggCAGAAGTTAACAGGgtattagtatgttagtcaacaggGGTTCAGAGACTGCATATTAGCGGGAGTTAGCGGGGTGTTAATATGTTAATCAACAGAGGGTCCAAAGACTGTCCATAGCCCTAAACCCCAAATTCGCCTCCCATGGAACTCAAACCTCTGCCTCCATTGAAGAGGGAAGGTGAGAAAACCAACTTCACTAGGAAGGGTTTCTCTTTTAAAGAGATTTTAGATACTTTTTTGGTACATGTGTTTTTATATGTTGCACATTGGATTTGAAGGATCACAAGTCGGCCGTATCCAGTTATTACTAAATAATGAACTGAATTAGTTGCTAATCCCGGCCGACATAACTTTTTTAAGTTGCGGCAGAAGAAGACGGCTTCCAATAGAAAACCGATACGATTTACGGCTGAAATGTGTATTCTAGTTTCTGCGTGCTCATTGATTTAATTGATAGTCGGAAAGTTAATATACATATGATATTTTTGTTCATACCACCAACTATATACTTTTCGAGTACGTTCAGCGGTTCAACTTCAACAGCCATCGCTCAAATATCATAAAATGACGAAACCGTGAGATACTAGAATATTTTGTAGTTATGCTTTGGACAATTAAAATGATacaaaatcaaatctttccaaaaggaaaaaggcGAAGAGAGAGGCTACTTCGATTAACCTTCATCTAGGGCTTGAATGGAGCGAAAACAACCACCACATTATGCCCACCAAAGCCAAATGAGTTGGAGATACCTGCACAAAATAGGCAAATTTGATTAGTGAATgttgaaatattatttatttgctAAGCAATGTTGGAATATGAGGAATTTGGATAACAAAATGTTCAAATGTTTAATTATTATAAAGGTTGCGAAAGATATATTATCTTCATTGccaacaaagcaaaaacatgTAACAAATGTACTTAAAGGCCCTTGGTTGTTAACCAATAAACCGCATGTATGGATTAAGCATTATGCTTCTGCAGTTTCATAATTTCCGAAAAGATGGACAAAATACTTACCAACATGGACTTCATGCTCTTCACGTTTGGAACAATTCGACTGTGACATCAGACTCCAAGTTTTGCAAAATTAGAGAACCATAAGAATATGAAATGCATCATAAAATTGAATAACTGAGAAAATTTTAGCATAATTAGAGGAATGGGCTCTCGATCGATGTAGTACACATTGGTTAATGGTTGGATGCAACCAGCTAGTGTTGATTGCTTTTATGGTTGTAATAGCTTCCAATCCTCGTGCAGCTCCAACCGCATGTGAACATTCAAAAATATGAATACGGCAATTTAATGCCAACAAATTTATGCAATACTAAATTAAACAACATATGAACTAAAAAAGAGATTGGGACCTTCTAAACAACGATGGAGACGAATCTGCAACTGAGAACAATGTGAGTGAGcaagatgtgagagagagagagagagagagagagagagagagagagagagagagagagagcgagggggggggggagaagGAGAGAGGTTTTTATATagattcaaaacccttaaattatggaaaagccttttcttcttgactatgAAAAGGAGAacttaaaatacctaaaataccctCGAAAAGTCTTTTCTTCTTGACGAAGAAAAGGAGGACttaaaatatctaaaataccaccgaaaagcatttttttcttgactaagcaaaggaaaacaaaaatacctaaaataccccaCATATTAAATCTACTATTGCCAAACTACAAAGGTAATTTCGTATATTCATGAAATGGCTATACTTGCCACTCTTCTCCCTTTTGCCCTTAAACCCAATACCAAACTACATAAAATACCTCAACCTCTTGAATTCATCCTTGCCAAATTAAAAGGGCAAATTCATCTTTTCACAATgtacctcattttcttcttgacaaaACAACATTTGTCATAAATTAAGGGAATAAAAAGTGATGAAAGTACTTCAAAAGTTAAAAGTAAGCCctaaattaaggaaaaaaagtgaaggaagtactttaaaagtcaaaagtaaGCTATAAAAGGgggaaaatataaaataaggaTAGTCACTCAAATTTTCTAACAGGATAAGTCCAAAGTACTCTGAAAATTCCAATATGATCCCCTTTAAAAACTACAAGGGCAAATTCGCCTTTTTATGATGTGGCTATGCCAAACACAATTCCCTCTTTTGCCCtccaacaaaataccaaactacaaaaataccTCTTTTATATCATAAATAAAGGAGAGCATTTATGTCAAATCACATTATGGCTATGTTTGGTGTAACCACTCTCCTAACAAACTACAAGGGCAAATCGGTCATTTCACCAAGTGGCTTGGTTTGCCATCCAAcattcttttattacaagtgtatacGCGAAGGGGATGGATGTCTGAGCGGTTGAAAGAGTTGGTCTTGAAAACCGAAGTATTGATAGGAATACCGGGGGTTCGAATCCCTCTCCATCCGCGAGGTCATAAGTTCTCTCTTGCCTTATCCATAGATAAGAACGAAGCGGATCGACTCGACGATGGAATGGGTAGCTTGTGTTATGATATAGACGGAGGTTCTTGTCTTATGATTTAGTTAGGATTTTGTCTCCCTTTCGTTATCTTCCGCTCTCCTTACTTGATCTAGAACCGCAGGCAGATGAAGAAAAGGCGAGGGAAAGGGCAACCACGTTATACGTACCCGGCTTACAACGATCCTTTGAGCAGAAACCACTTGCGGATGCTCTTGACTCAGGGATTTGAAAGCAGATACGGAAGAAGAGTCCTACTTTCGAGGGAAAGAGAGGAGCGACAAAAGGATGAATACCTGAGAAAAAAACCTATAACTAGAGTCAAGGGAAGGAATTAGATCCTTGGCGTGAGCTAGTCGATggattgataacatcaaatacCAAAACTACCCAAACACCAACACTTGCAAgggcaaaatgaaaaggaaaagtttGCAAGGCAATAATGTAATTTCACACAATGCCTTGGCTTACCATGCtaggttcttttattacaagtgtattaaTAAGGGGACGGGAAATGCTTTGTCGCTGTTATATGTCGCTGCCTAATGCTTAATTGGGTACTTATCATTAGTTCCATAGTCGGAGAAAATTATATGCATAACAATCAAGACAAATGATACGTTACGCAAGAAGGTAGAGCAAATTCGGGGATATAAGAGTATCCCTCGTTAGATTAGCGATGACATAAATTAATGTCCCTTTTTGTCCCTTTTTGGAAATGTAAAATCTTAGggactttgttatttttggGTAAGATGTCATCTGTTTTTGCACCGTGTGTTATTGGTTATAAAGCATTTGGAAAACAAAGGAGAACAACATTATTAGCTAGAAGCCTAAAATGATCGCTAAGTAGCTCATCTTTTAATCGGATCATTGGATTGGAGTTATCAaattcggattttttttttagattggaTTGAATCCGATCCATTGACAGACCTACTTTAAGGTAGTTAAATTACGTTGGTGCACCAAAGCAAGCTGGGCACATCAAAGGAGCATCCGGCaactaaaacaaaaaggaaCGGTGCTAATAAGTCTTATAGAACACATTCGATAGAACGCTAGCgagattgtgtttgaattgtagATTTATGCGAAGATTTATAAAGGAAAAGCAAGAAAACAGATCATGAGTTTCAAGGTCGCATAACAAATTGGAGatccaaacaaagaaagaagtTCGCAAAAATCTCGATCAAGTGAGcttaaagaaatttcatgaGGCACCCATAGTGCTGGTTTTAAAGGGCCAAAAGGGGATCGATGTCATATTGGACTAAtgcagggttttttttttttgctaagctgGACTAATGAAGGGTAATGCTAGTAAGATtgtcctctattttttttggtaatatagGGTGTGTTAGACGAACTTGTGCACACCACGGACTAATCCCTACAACCATTTTAGCTTACGCGTGGGGTGACCCCAAGACTTGCTGACAAGAAGAATcgaatttcaaagattaattattttttttcgccaaaaaaaaaaaaagaagaatcgGATTTGAGACATTAGGAGGGAGCAAAACAAAAAGTTCCAGAAAGACAACCAAGCCAACccggttgttttttttttcttcttttgatgtTTACTATACGAATGCTAATAACAGTTCAAGTCATCGCCATTAGTCTTGATAGATGTGAGGAATTAAAGTACTTGAGCATCTATGAAAAGGGTTTTGAAATATGtctaaaaaatagtttttttaaatagtCAAAAGTATCTTGAGTCCTATTAagggggtgtgtattgtagtattTCCCTTGATCTTGTGACAATTTtaagattaatgaaaattttttaCCTATCAAAAAAACACTGGAGACTTGCTTTTTACTCATGACAATGGGTTCTGTAGCCTGTAGGCTTATGGTTACACTCTTCATTTACTAACCTACTCTTTAGGGGAAAGATTGATTTTGAAGGGGCATGTGATCTCAACCAATTATAAAATGACCTTATAACCAAACCTTGTGTAAATTAGGTTTCACTAACGTGCACTTAACGAAAGTATTAGTCGTCGACTACTCTCT
The sequence above is a segment of the Rhododendron vialii isolate Sample 1 chromosome 13a, ASM3025357v1 genome. Coding sequences within it:
- the LOC131315228 gene encoding 1-aminocyclopropane-1-carboxylate oxidase → MEAFPVIDMEKLNGEERATTMDMIKDACENWGFFELMNHGISVELMDTVERLTKEHYKKCMEERFKEMVASKGLEAVQSEIDDLDWESTFHLRHLPVSNMSEIPDLEEDYRKAMKEFAGKLEKLAEQLLDLLCENLGIEKGYLKKAFYGSTGPTFGTKVSNYPPCPRPELIKGLRAHTDAGGLILLFQDDKVSGLQLLKDGEWVDVPPLKHSIVINIGDQLEVITNGKYKSVMHRVIAQPDGNRMSVASFYNPGGDAVIYPSPALVEKEEEKKQVYPKFVFEDYMKLYAGLKFQAKEPRFEAMKAVEGTVNLDPIVTV